The window GGGTGTCTACTATCGGCCAGTTGCTACGAGACGGAAAAGATTGTTCGGTGTGTAAAAGGGTAGAACCAGGTTCACTAGGACGGTTTAAGCGTAGTGCTAAACCGAAACCAGTACCAAGTGCGGCGGCTATAGCTGCGGTTAAAAATAGCGATCGCACCCGCCACTTATCACCACTAGATTTAAAGTTAGGGTTAGTCTGAGTTCGCTGTTTTGCATTGCCTTGCTCAAGATGTTGCCTAGAGTCTGTATTTTGAACATCAAGCTGGTTTTCCACCTGAGAATTAACAGCTTGACCTCCACTATGCTCAAATCCTTGGGACTGCAAGTCAACTTGCTCAGGCAGAATTGAAGGTTCAACAACTTCTTCAAAGGTTACTGAAGATAATAAAGCTTGCTTTGGCGAATTTACTTTCGATGATTTAGCCGCTAAATTTTTTTTGCTGCGCTTACGTCGTGCAGGTGTTTCTTTTGGTAGTAGCGCCATCCAAGCTTCTACTGTCTGAGGACGCTTTTCGGGTAACAATTCCAACCCCCGCAGAATTGCTTGCTCAATTGCTGGGTTGAGATGAGGTTGAAATTGTTTAATATCAGTTAAAGGAATGCGATCGCGTACTGACGCTGGTACTGGTGGCTGTTTTGTTAGCAAGCAATACAAAGTCGCTGCTATAGCGTAGACATCCGTTGCTGGAGTCCGCTTAATGTGCGCCAGATACTTTTCTATTGGCGCAAAACCCGATGAAAGTAAACTAGCATGAGTTTGCATTACTCCCGTAGTTAACTCACAAGCAACGCCAAAGTCAGTTAATACTACTTTATGAGTTCCTGCACGGCGAATGATGTTTTGTGGTCTGATATCCCGATGCAGTAGCCCACGAGAGTGTAAAGCACTCACGGCTGCACATATTTGGCGTATATAGTAAATTGTCTGGGGAACCGATACTTGCTGATTTATTTCCAGCAATTCGGCAAGCGTCTGTCCCCGAATATCTTCCATCACTAGATAAGGAATGCCCTCTTCCTCAAAATACTCTAGCAACCTTACCAAATTAGGGTGGTGGCAGTTAGCAAGAAT of the Oculatellaceae cyanobacterium genome contains:
- a CDS encoding serine/threonine-protein kinase; the protein is MNSTPEAVLQNGKYILGNKLGKGVFGITYRATNTKSGENVVIKTFSENLRQNVNFEQFKQRLHLGLPILANCHHPNLVRLLEYFEEEGIPYLVMEDIRGQTLAELLEINQQVSVPQTIYYIRQICAAVSALHSRGLLHRDIRPQNIIRRAGTHKVVLTDFGVACELTTGVMQTHASLLSSGFAPIEKYLAHIKRTPATDVYAIAATLYCLLTKQPPVPASVRDRIPLTDIKQFQPHLNPAIEQAILRGLELLPEKRPQTVEAWMALLPKETPARRKRSKKNLAAKSSKVNSPKQALLSSVTFEEVVEPSILPEQVDLQSQGFEHSGGQAVNSQVENQLDVQNTDSRQHLEQGNAKQRTQTNPNFKSSGDKWRVRSLFLTAAIAAALGTGFGLALRLNRPSEPGSTLLHTEQSFPSRSNWPIVDTPQQTPRVPITH